A genomic stretch from Antarcticibacterium flavum includes:
- a CDS encoding FoF1 ATP synthase subunit delta/epsilon, with amino-acid sequence MYLEIVTPEAVVFGAEVEAVKVPGVDGEFQMLNNHAPIVSLLIEGEVKINLAAGAAADMKKLSDAFRKEGNNVLYYNVKGGVLEMKDNKAIILAD; translated from the coding sequence ATGTATTTAGAAATAGTTACTCCTGAAGCAGTAGTATTTGGGGCTGAGGTTGAAGCAGTAAAAGTTCCCGGTGTCGATGGAGAATTCCAGATGCTTAATAATCACGCACCTATTGTTTCTCTTCTTATCGAAGGCGAGGTTAAGATAAATCTTGCGGCAGGAGCTGCTGCAGATATGAAAAAACTTTCGGATGCTTTTAGAAAAGAAGGGAATAATGTTCTTTACTATAATGTAAAGGGAGGAGTTCTTGAAATGAAAGATAATAAAGCCATTATTCTGGCAGATTAA
- a CDS encoding helix-turn-helix domain-containing protein, protein MPILINLDRILEERNMKSYELAEAIGITNANLSILKTGKAKAVRFSTLEAICKALDCQPGDILEYKEE, encoded by the coding sequence ATGCCAATTCTTATAAACCTGGACAGGATCCTTGAAGAAAGGAATATGAAGAGCTATGAGCTGGCAGAAGCCATTGGGATCACCAATGCGAATCTCTCCATTCTCAAGACGGGAAAAGCGAAAGCAGTAAGGTTCTCCACCCTGGAGGCCATTTGCAAAGCCCTTGATTGCCAACCAGGGGATATTTTGGAATACAAAGAAGAATAG
- a CDS encoding DUF2975 domain-containing protein → MNRNSLLNIANFFCQLFKVIIGITIIMITAVFIHSQFEPDFYSEWKVNKPEVDSIVFIKTETSTGQIPAHEEDLRFTDWKLASLYFNYLKFAGILFLIYLSISQFQKVLQSVRKLETFHQANVDAFKNIGYYCLLITAFSIFNYWEFGNHATTSFSVSLDILLVALIAFILAEIFKEGNNLMEENKFTV, encoded by the coding sequence ATGAACAGAAATTCACTATTGAACATCGCAAATTTCTTTTGCCAGTTATTTAAAGTAATTATTGGTATTACAATTATTATGATCACTGCAGTTTTTATTCACTCCCAATTTGAACCGGATTTTTATAGTGAGTGGAAGGTAAACAAGCCGGAGGTAGATTCAATCGTATTTATTAAAACAGAAACTTCCACTGGCCAAATACCTGCGCATGAGGAGGACTTAAGATTTACAGATTGGAAATTAGCCTCTTTATATTTTAATTATTTAAAGTTTGCGGGGATTCTATTTTTAATTTATCTCTCAATTAGTCAGTTTCAGAAGGTTTTACAATCTGTTAGAAAACTTGAGACATTCCATCAGGCGAATGTTGATGCATTTAAGAATATTGGATATTACTGTCTACTTATAACTGCTTTTTCAATTTTTAATTATTGGGAATTTGGGAATCATGCAACGACTTCTTTTTCGGTATCCCTTGACATTTTACTTGTGGCCCTCATTGCTTTCATTCTTGCTGAAATATTTAAGGAAGGAAATAATTTGATGGAAGAAAATAAATTCACAGTATAA
- a CDS encoding DUF2975 domain-containing protein encodes MKSSVLKPPVLLKTLLDVIFWFTLIGLIFRLLFTVFYFFTDIPVNLTIHHYQITEFNFAFAVGIFLKLLISTLFIYAVYIMRKVVRSFFKRKLFTPLQISGLKLIGQLLIFTVLFEIILEFTLPIVFEREIKAGGAFDSSFNSVWFILAIGLFFLLLSKAFSYARSLQQENDLTV; translated from the coding sequence ATGAAATCTTCTGTTTTGAAACCTCCGGTATTATTAAAAACTTTACTGGACGTAATATTCTGGTTTACCCTCATTGGTCTAATTTTCCGCTTACTTTTTACTGTATTTTATTTTTTTACAGATATCCCCGTTAATCTTACTATTCATCATTATCAAATCACAGAGTTTAATTTTGCATTTGCAGTTGGAATATTTTTAAAGCTCCTCATTTCCACTCTTTTCATTTATGCTGTCTATATTATGAGAAAGGTGGTTCGGAGTTTTTTTAAGAGAAAACTTTTCACTCCTTTACAAATCTCAGGACTTAAGTTAATTGGGCAATTACTAATTTTTACGGTTTTATTTGAAATAATACTGGAATTTACATTGCCCATAGTATTCGAGAGGGAAATTAAGGCGGGAGGAGCATTTGATTCTTCTTTTAATTCTGTTTGGTTTATCCTGGCAATAGGACTTTTCTTCCTTCTTCTTTCAAAAGCGTTCAGTTACGCGAGAAGTTTGCAGCAGGAAAACGACTTAACGGTTTAA
- a CDS encoding TolB-like translocation protein, which produces MAQENSNPEIFVFDIVAEGKELQFKNGKNISNNPGYDNQPSFYSNDIILYSRTINGQTEIAAHNIGIHEEEIKSITRHGSEYSPARIPGTNDVAAVRLDTTGLQRLYRYDWMMQDDSKLLHKDLKIGYFAFYDELRILTTVLNGTGMDLVLLDLEEDIATKIVSRAGRSLHKVPGTGSMSYTVRNDQNELDLYLIDNVDGEPESYFLTALPQDVQDYVWLDKNRILAGQDNKLLMYDMLGESKWIQIADLAEYKLHNISRLAVNGAGEKIAVAAERLAN; this is translated from the coding sequence ATGGCACAGGAAAATTCAAATCCCGAGATCTTTGTGTTTGATATAGTTGCTGAAGGCAAGGAACTGCAATTCAAAAACGGAAAAAATATTTCCAATAATCCCGGGTATGACAATCAGCCATCCTTTTATTCTAACGATATTATCTTATACTCCAGGACCATTAATGGCCAAACTGAAATTGCAGCACATAATATTGGCATCCACGAAGAAGAAATTAAAAGCATAACACGCCATGGCAGCGAATATTCTCCCGCCCGCATTCCCGGTACAAATGATGTCGCCGCTGTAAGACTTGACACCACAGGGCTTCAAAGGCTCTACAGGTATGACTGGATGATGCAAGATGACTCCAAATTGCTGCACAAGGATCTTAAAATAGGTTATTTCGCCTTTTACGATGAATTGAGAATTCTTACTACTGTCCTCAATGGTACGGGGATGGACCTCGTTTTACTCGATCTCGAAGAGGATATCGCCACGAAGATTGTTAGCCGGGCAGGTCGTTCCCTGCACAAAGTTCCGGGAACGGGCTCGATGAGTTACACTGTAAGAAATGACCAAAATGAGCTGGACCTCTATCTTATAGATAACGTAGATGGGGAGCCCGAAAGTTATTTCCTCACGGCGCTACCCCAGGATGTGCAGGATTACGTATGGCTGGATAAAAACAGGATCCTGGCGGGCCAGGACAATAAGCTTTTAATGTATGATATGCTTGGAGAAAGCAAGTGGATACAGATAGCAGATCTGGCCGAATACAAATTACATAACATCTCCCGTCTCGCCGTGAATGGAGCCGGGGAAAAGATAGCAGTTGCTGCTGAGAGATTGGCGAATTAA
- a CDS encoding putative monovalent cation/H+ antiporter subunit A — protein MLVAILLGFIFSMLMPVAGKFFKGKFAIVSSLVPLVLFAYFAQFIPQVSNGDLVVHSYSWVPAFGVNLDFNLDGLSLLFSLMITGIGFLVFVYTASYLKGHEYLDRFYGYLGMFMAAMLGLVLSDNLISMFIFWELTSISSFFLIGFNNSNPESRRSAVMALAITGFGGLFLLVGALFLGAVGGSYSITELLSSSEAIADSPYYILIAVMIFMAAFTKSAQFPFHFWLPGAMKAPTPVSTYLHSATMVKAGIYLLMRLTPVLGSTEFWNSTLLIVGAITMTYAAVHTLFRTDLKGILAYSTISALGILVFLIGQGTEGALLAAAVFIVVHALYKATLFLVTGIIDHQTHSRDVTFLKGLRKVMLPVAIAGFLAAISSAGVPPTIGFLGKELTYESTLAVVGTPILWIALILITKILLLHAGFVAGISPFMGKLPAKLQNTKTPGPLLWVPPLILATGGILLGIFPGLIDGPLIKPVVTAMGENVGDQYLALWHGFNTVLWLSVATIVIGTVLYFVLKPSQRLVATAARVEFLSPKSLMTGAWNIFNTISSFWTGTFQNGYLRNYVSTIMVFMIGLTGYALWNTATFSINFSTLTDITLYEVAVVGMMMIAVIYTVFTRSRLAAVASMGVVGLAICLVFVFYSAPDLAMTQFSIDTLTVILFVLVLYRLPRYLKLSNYKTRIKDGVLSIAFGAIITVLVLEVLAEPVGSEISDYYAQNAYVLAHGKNVVNVILVDFRGSDTFMEIAVLAIAAIGVFALLKLRLKETDQR, from the coding sequence ATGCTCGTAGCAATACTATTAGGATTTATATTTTCAATGTTAATGCCGGTGGCAGGAAAGTTCTTTAAAGGGAAATTTGCCATCGTTTCTTCCTTAGTCCCATTAGTATTGTTCGCATATTTTGCTCAATTCATACCACAGGTATCTAACGGTGACCTGGTGGTTCATAGCTATTCCTGGGTCCCTGCATTCGGGGTGAATCTCGATTTTAACCTGGATGGGCTTTCCCTTCTTTTCTCCTTAATGATCACGGGAATTGGATTCCTGGTCTTTGTTTATACGGCATCATATCTTAAGGGTCACGAATATCTGGACAGGTTCTATGGCTATTTGGGGATGTTTATGGCTGCCATGCTGGGGCTGGTATTGTCAGATAATCTTATATCCATGTTCATCTTTTGGGAACTTACGAGTATAAGTTCCTTTTTTCTCATAGGTTTTAATAATTCCAATCCTGAATCCCGTAGGAGCGCAGTCATGGCATTGGCAATTACAGGTTTTGGAGGACTTTTTCTCCTGGTAGGTGCCTTGTTCCTGGGAGCTGTGGGAGGTAGTTATAGTATCACAGAACTTTTAAGCTCAAGTGAGGCTATTGCAGATAGTCCTTATTACATTTTGATCGCGGTAATGATTTTCATGGCTGCCTTTACAAAATCTGCCCAGTTTCCCTTCCATTTTTGGTTGCCGGGGGCAATGAAGGCGCCCACTCCGGTTTCTACCTATCTGCATTCTGCAACGATGGTAAAGGCAGGTATATATCTCCTTATGAGATTAACCCCTGTGTTGGGTAGTACAGAATTCTGGAATTCTACCCTTTTAATTGTTGGGGCCATAACCATGACCTATGCAGCTGTCCACACCCTCTTTCGTACAGATCTTAAAGGAATATTGGCATATTCCACGATCTCTGCCCTGGGGATCCTGGTATTTCTTATTGGTCAGGGAACAGAAGGTGCATTACTTGCAGCTGCTGTCTTTATAGTTGTTCATGCTCTTTATAAGGCCACACTATTCCTTGTGACAGGAATAATAGATCATCAAACCCATTCCAGGGATGTAACCTTTCTTAAAGGTTTGCGCAAAGTTATGCTGCCGGTAGCCATAGCCGGTTTTCTGGCTGCAATTTCCAGTGCAGGAGTTCCTCCAACCATTGGTTTCCTTGGGAAGGAGCTCACCTATGAGAGTACCCTGGCGGTGGTGGGGACCCCAATTTTATGGATTGCGCTTATTCTTATTACGAAGATTCTTTTGCTACACGCAGGATTCGTGGCCGGTATTAGTCCTTTTATGGGGAAATTACCCGCCAAACTTCAAAATACAAAAACTCCCGGGCCTCTGTTATGGGTTCCTCCATTAATTTTAGCAACAGGTGGAATTCTGTTGGGAATTTTTCCCGGTCTTATAGATGGACCGCTTATAAAACCTGTGGTAACTGCAATGGGTGAAAATGTAGGAGATCAATACCTGGCATTATGGCATGGATTCAATACTGTCCTGTGGTTAAGCGTTGCTACTATCGTAATAGGTACAGTGCTGTATTTTGTATTAAAACCTTCTCAACGGCTGGTTGCCACTGCCGCGAGAGTTGAATTTCTATCGCCTAAATCCCTTATGACCGGAGCCTGGAATATTTTTAATACTATTTCCTCTTTTTGGACCGGGACTTTTCAAAATGGATATTTAAGAAATTATGTAAGCACAATTATGGTCTTTATGATTGGGCTTACAGGTTATGCACTCTGGAATACAGCTACCTTTTCAATAAACTTCTCCACATTAACAGATATTACCCTTTACGAAGTGGCTGTGGTAGGAATGATGATGATAGCTGTGATCTATACGGTGTTTACCAGGTCAAGACTAGCTGCGGTAGCTTCAATGGGGGTGGTTGGATTGGCGATATGTTTAGTGTTCGTCTTTTACAGTGCGCCAGATCTTGCAATGACACAGTTCTCCATAGATACTCTTACCGTGATCCTGTTTGTACTTGTATTATACAGGTTGCCAAGATATCTTAAGCTATCAAATTATAAGACCAGGATAAAGGACGGGGTGCTTTCCATTGCCTTTGGGGCTATTATAACTGTGCTTGTGCTGGAAGTCCTTGCAGAACCTGTGGGGTCTGAAATTAGTGATTACTATGCCCAAAATGCATATGTGCTTGCCCATGGAAAGAATGTGGTGAATGTTATATTGGTCGATTTTAGGGGGAGTGATACCTTTATGGAGATCGCAGTACTTGCAATTGCTGCAATAGGAGTGTTTGCTTTACTGAAACTAAGGTTAAAGGAAACAGACCAACGCTAA
- a CDS encoding Na+/H+ antiporter subunit B, with the protein MRTIILKTASSYLLPVLLLFSVFILLRGHYLPGGGFVGGLIASIAFVLHAFANGLSNTKTLLKFHPGFLMPVGLALAFLSGMAPFLFGLPFMTGLWYPDSIPVIGSLGSALFFDIGVYLVVIGVTLTIIFTIADTI; encoded by the coding sequence ATGAGAACAATAATATTAAAAACAGCCTCTTCCTATCTTTTACCGGTATTGCTGTTATTTTCTGTATTTATACTTCTACGCGGGCATTATTTGCCGGGTGGGGGATTCGTTGGAGGTCTAATAGCCTCGATTGCATTTGTCTTGCATGCATTTGCAAATGGCTTGTCCAATACAAAGACACTTTTAAAATTTCACCCGGGCTTTTTGATGCCCGTGGGGCTCGCTCTCGCCTTTTTGAGCGGGATGGCTCCCTTTTTATTCGGTTTACCTTTTATGACCGGGTTATGGTATCCTGATTCTATTCCGGTTATTGGATCCCTTGGTTCGGCATTATTTTTTGACATAGGGGTGTACCTGGTGGTGATTGGGGTTACCCTTACAATTATTTTTACAATAGCAGACACTATTTAA